The region AAATGGGTCTTCAGGCAAAAAAGCAAAAGTGTAAACAATGCTAGGATTTTCTACACATTGTTATTTAAAAAAAACTCTGAAAAAAAACGCTCTTTTGCTTGCTACAAGCGGTCAAAAATCGCCAATTTTTTGCAACAATATCGTGTGAAGTTTTGTTTTTAGACAGGATCATTATTCTCTTGCCTACAAACATTCCTTAGAAAAAGTGTCATTATGCAACGAAAAATCATTCAATCCTTAGAAAAATGGAAGCAAAATCCTAGCCGTAAGCCTTTGATTATTCAAGGGGCAAGGCAGGTTGGAAAAACTTGGGCGATAAAGCATTTTGGCAAGCAGTCATTTGAACAAGTGGCGTATATCAATTTTGATAACAATAGCCGAATGAAAACCTTGTTTACCGGCGATTACGACATCAACCGCCTAATTCTTGGCTTAAAAATTGAAAGCGGTGTGGATATTCAAGCCCAAAACACGCTGATTATTTTTGATGAGGTGCAAGAAGTACCGCAGGCGTTGTCATCGCTCAAATACTTTTATGAAAACGCACCGCAGTTTTATATCGTGGCGGCAGGGTCGTTACCGGGCATATCGTTACATCATCAGGTTTCATTTCCTGTGGGCAAAGTGGATTTTCTGCCGATGTATCCGATGGATTTCCACGAATTTCTAACCGTACTTGGCAAGCAGGATTTGGTTGAATTGCTTAATATGCAAGATTGGGCGTTGATTGCTGCGATGAAAATGACCTATATTGATTTGTTGCGACAATACTATTTTGTCGGCGGAATGCCTGAAGCGGTGCAAACTTTTATTGATAGGCAAAATTTTGATGCGGTTCGCCAAGTGCAACGAAATCTATTGATGGCGTATGAACAGGATTTTTCCAAACATATTAAAGATGGGCAGACGGTGCAAAAAGTGCGGTCAATTTGGGCGTCCATTCCTGAACAACTTGCCAAAGAAAATAAAAAATTTATGTATTCACAGCTACAAAAAGGGGCGAGAAGCAAAGACTACGAGATCGCCTTACAATGGCTCAAAGACAGCGGTTTGGTGCATCGTGTGCCACGCATTAAAAAGCCCCATTTGCCACTTTCGGCATACCAAGATAACGCCTTTAAATTATACGCTTTGGACGTAGGGTTGCTGGCGGCACAAAGTCATTTAGATGTTAGCGTTTTGTTAGAGGGGAGCCGTATTTTTAGCGAATTTAAAGGGGCTTTAACCGAGCAATATGTGCTGCAACAGCTGATTGCCAACCAAGAAAACCCTGTTTTCTACTGGACAACGGAAAAAGGCACGGCGGAAGTGGATTTTGTGCTGCAACGTAAACAAGCAGTGATCCCGATTGAAGTGAAAGCCGAAGAAAATCTAAAAGCCAAAAGCCTGAAAGTCTATGTGGAACAGTTCCAGCCTGAACAAGCGATTCGTTTTTCAATGGCGGATTATCGTAAGCAAGATTGGCTGGTGAACGTGCCGTTGTATGGATGTGATATAACAAAAATTTGATAGAATATGCTGATATTTATTGTGAGGTGAATGATGGAAGTACAAGATTGGGGTGGTGGCTTAACTGCACACGAAGTAGAAGCAATTGAAAAAATTAAGCAAGCTTTTTCAGTTCCTGCTAATAGGACAAATCAACCCTTGAAAGGGGAAGGATTAAAAGTATTAGGGGCATTAAAATCTATGTTCCCTTGGAAAGGATATTCAGGTTTTCGCTTTGCCGACGTGAAAGAACACAAAGAAGGTGAATTTGACTTGGTAATTATTACGCATTGCAATGTATTGATTGTGGAATTAAAGCATTGGAATGGTGAATCGATTACTAATGATGGTTTACGCTGGTTCAAGGGAAAACAGGATATGGAGTATTCTCCTGTTGAGGTTACTCGGAAAAAATCCTACCTCCTAAAAAAGAAATTAGAAAAGTTTCGTGGGAAATTTGCCAATTCTACGGAGAAATTCCCTATTCCCAAAATAGAATTTTTGGTTGTGATGACAGGAAATTCTGATTTTAGTGGTTTATCAGATAAAGAAAAAATGCACACCATTAGTTTAAATGATTTTTTATTATTGGCTGATAATCAAAAATTTACGGAACAATTTGGAGAATATACAAAATATCCAAATAACCAAACATTAAATAATGATTTCTCTGTATTTGATGAAATTTTCAATGGTAATTCTGTTAAGCCCAAATCCATTAATACAAATGGCTATTATGCTGAAGATACGCCTATTTTTAATCACCCTAAACAGATTTTTCAAGAATATCTTGCTCAAACTGAAAATAAAAAACACCAAGATCAGGCGTTATTACGCCGTTGGAATTTTACTAAAATTAACCGCCCAGAGGCTCAAACTCCAGATGGTCGCTATCGTTTAGTTAGTCGTGAATATGATGTATTAAACCATATAAAACTACAAAATAAAGACTTATATCACACCTGTTTAAATTACAAATCCACACCGCAAAAAGGCGAGATTACTGCCGAACATATTGATTTGTTTGAATTTTTTCCGCAGCAAAAACGCTTTAATCAATTTGTCGGTGGTGTCAGTGGCGAGAATTTAAGCCAAGAACGTCGTTTGGGATTGGTGCAATTGTTGTTAGACAAATTTGCCCAGTTGCACAAAATAGGTATTGCTCATCGAGATTTGGGTGAACATAGCATTTGGCTGTCGGCAGACGATACCATTACTTTGTCAGGATTTGCAACAGCATATTTCAAAGATGAACAAACTGTTGGTGATATTCGTGAGATTTTGGAAGTATCAGGCGATTTGGCAAAAGATGCATTTAAACTTTCAGACAACATTAAACTTACCCCTTATCAATATGATGTGCGTTCATTGGCAGTGTTAGCTTGGCATATTATCAAAGCTGAGCGGATTTCTCCCGCTAGTATCACCGATATGAAAACAAAATTGAGTCAAGCAACCGAATGGTATAGTGATTTATTGCGAGAAGCATTATCTGAAAAAACCTTTAAAAGTGCTGTAGAGTTTTTGGATCAATTTAATCAACATAAACCCGAACAAGCGGTCGATTTTTCCTTTGATTTTGCAAAATTAGATCCATTTATCCACGATATCAACCATTCCCGTGCTTATCGTGAAGATAATGATTTTATTGTTGAAACCAGTGAAAAAGAAGTTTATCAATCTAACGGCTTATTGGTGAAAGCATGGCTGAATGCGGACCCGCAACAAGACCAAACCAAAGCACGAGTGGTATTAAATTGGTTGGAAAACATGGCGAAGCTGGCAAATTTATCGCCTGACTATGTGCCGAAAATCCGAGAATTTGGTATTGCCAAAAAATCTGGCTGCCTGTTTGCCGTGAGTGATTTTATTGATGGGCAGACATGGCAAGCGGTTTGTCAATTGGATTTGCCTGACGAACAGAAATTGACGATTATTCAAAAATTTATTCAGAATATTGAACATTTACACAGTTTGGGTTTTACGCACGGCGATTTGAAACCTGACAATGTGTTGGTAACGCTTGATGACGACAATATCCAGCTTCATATTTTGGATATTCTGGATTTTTCGTCAAGTGGACAAAGCCAGTTCAATACCGAATATTCGCCTGAATTTGACCACGCTACCGAAAAACAACGGGACAATTTTGCCGTCATGAAAATGGCGTGTGAGCTATTAGACGTAGCGTGGAATATGCCGTCTGAAAAACTTGCCAACATCAGCGATGTAGTACAGCAAGAATATTCAGACAGCCAAACAGCGTTTATTTCATTGGTTCGTTTTAAGGAAGCACTTAATCCAAAACCGACCATACCGATGATAAATATTACGGTTGGCGGGCGAGATTCGTTTTTACCGATTGAGATTTATCCTGAAAATGGCGAGTTGTTTGTTCAATTTGAAAAAAGCAAACAAGGCGATGTATTGGTGCAATTCATCGGTTTTGGTGGCGTGTTAAAAGTATTTTATTCTGTCCAAGATAAGCAATTTACTCACGCCTTATCTCCGATTGAACGTAGCTATATCAGCAAGCGAGACCGTGATAACAGTGTGATGAGTTTAAGACTTGGTCTGAATATTACTTATGGTCCTTATAGCGAAATGAAGGCACTCAATGACGCACTAAAAGATGATGAGCTATTTAACCAAACTATCAATCAATTCATTGATGAGCAAATTTCTAGGTTGCCTGAAAAAGAATTGATTGAGGAAGTTAAAGTTTTTGAAACTGATTTTGAAATAGAAATTGCCGATATTGATGCCACAGAACCACTAATTGAGCAACGCCCAAGTATTCAAAAATTGTGGCAAGCAATTTTGGATACGGAAACCGAAGCTTTACCGTCTGTTACTGCAAATGAAGCATTGCAAAAAACTGAAAATGGTGAGATCTATATCCCGTATGACGGTGAAATCAATCCAATTGATCAGTTTCAACGTGATGAAATCGTGGAAGCCATCGGTAAAAGTGAAGATGGCGAAAAAACATTTAAATATGGTGTAGTGGATATTGCTAAAAGCCAGTTAAATGAATTACATATCAAGCCGAAAAGCCTGACCAATTCAGCAAATAATATTCAAGCGGATACGCCTGTTTATCTGCAAAGTGTACAAAATAAAGCGTCATATAAACGCCGTAAAAATGCTTTGCAACGTATTTTAGACGGCGAAAGTGCAGTCAAAGGTTTGGTACATTATTTTGATGAAAGCTGTACGTTGCCGTCTGAAAAATACGATGTTCAAGTAAGTGATAAAGAATTTGCTCGTTATGACCAACCTGAAAAAGGTGTGAGTTTGAATGACGCACAGCGTATCGCTTTTCAAAAACTGATTGCCAATGGACCGCTCTCGTTATTACAAGGTCCGCCGGGAACGGGAAAAACCGAATTTATTTCGGCTTTTGTGCATTATCTGTTTGATGTGCAGAAAGTTCGTAATATTTTGCTGGTCAGCCAATCGCATGAAGCCGTGAATACGGCTGCCGAACGTATCCGTAAACACTGTCGGCGTTTGGGGACAGATTTGCAACTGGTGCGGTTTAGTAACCGTGAAGTAGCGGATTCGGAAATTCTGGAAGATGTGTTTTCGCCGAATTTAGTCAGCCAAAAACGAGCGCAATTAAATGTAAACAAGATTGGTAATATCTGTCAGCTTGGGCGCAGTATGGGGCTGCCTGAAAGCTATTTGCGTGAGCGTGCCGAATTGGCATTTGAGATGGGGACACAAATCCGCCGTTATCAAAAAATCGTCAAATCAAGTAAAGATGAAATTATTGATGAGGACGAAAAACGTTTACGTAAAAAATTAGAAAAAAGTATTAAAGAACAAGCTCAAACAAAGGGACTGCGTGAATTAGTGGAAATTGATGAGATTTTGCCGAAACTGATTGGAGAATTAAATCAAAAACACAATATTCAACCAAGTGAAGATGTACAGGCAGGCAAGCTTATTGATTTAACCCAAGATATGTTAGAAGCTCTTTCCAACGAACGCACCAATTATGATGAGTTTTTGGCTCGTTCCCGCCAGCTTGTGATTGGTACTTGCGTTGGTATTGGGCAAAAACATATCGGCATTGCCGATAATCTTTATGATTGGGTAATTGTGGACGAAGCGGCGCGTTCTATTTCCAGTGAATTGGCGATTGCAATGCAGTCTGGTACTCGGATTTTGCTGGTAGGCGATCATAAGCAGTTACCGCCGTTATATTCGGAAGAACATAAAAATGCACTAGCCCGTCGTTTGGGCATTTCCAAGCGTGGCGAAGAGTTAGA is a window of Neisseria yangbaofengii DNA encoding:
- a CDS encoding ATP-binding protein, with the protein product MQRKIIQSLEKWKQNPSRKPLIIQGARQVGKTWAIKHFGKQSFEQVAYINFDNNSRMKTLFTGDYDINRLILGLKIESGVDIQAQNTLIIFDEVQEVPQALSSLKYFYENAPQFYIVAAGSLPGISLHHQVSFPVGKVDFLPMYPMDFHEFLTVLGKQDLVELLNMQDWALIAAMKMTYIDLLRQYYFVGGMPEAVQTFIDRQNFDAVRQVQRNLLMAYEQDFSKHIKDGQTVQKVRSIWASIPEQLAKENKKFMYSQLQKGARSKDYEIALQWLKDSGLVHRVPRIKKPHLPLSAYQDNAFKLYALDVGLLAAQSHLDVSVLLEGSRIFSEFKGALTEQYVLQQLIANQENPVFYWTTEKGTAEVDFVLQRKQAVIPIEVKAEENLKAKSLKVYVEQFQPEQAIRFSMADYRKQDWLVNVPLYGCDITKI
- a CDS encoding AAA domain-containing protein; this encodes MMEVQDWGGGLTAHEVEAIEKIKQAFSVPANRTNQPLKGEGLKVLGALKSMFPWKGYSGFRFADVKEHKEGEFDLVIITHCNVLIVELKHWNGESITNDGLRWFKGKQDMEYSPVEVTRKKSYLLKKKLEKFRGKFANSTEKFPIPKIEFLVVMTGNSDFSGLSDKEKMHTISLNDFLLLADNQKFTEQFGEYTKYPNNQTLNNDFSVFDEIFNGNSVKPKSINTNGYYAEDTPIFNHPKQIFQEYLAQTENKKHQDQALLRRWNFTKINRPEAQTPDGRYRLVSREYDVLNHIKLQNKDLYHTCLNYKSTPQKGEITAEHIDLFEFFPQQKRFNQFVGGVSGENLSQERRLGLVQLLLDKFAQLHKIGIAHRDLGEHSIWLSADDTITLSGFATAYFKDEQTVGDIREILEVSGDLAKDAFKLSDNIKLTPYQYDVRSLAVLAWHIIKAERISPASITDMKTKLSQATEWYSDLLREALSEKTFKSAVEFLDQFNQHKPEQAVDFSFDFAKLDPFIHDINHSRAYREDNDFIVETSEKEVYQSNGLLVKAWLNADPQQDQTKARVVLNWLENMAKLANLSPDYVPKIREFGIAKKSGCLFAVSDFIDGQTWQAVCQLDLPDEQKLTIIQKFIQNIEHLHSLGFTHGDLKPDNVLVTLDDDNIQLHILDILDFSSSGQSQFNTEYSPEFDHATEKQRDNFAVMKMACELLDVAWNMPSEKLANISDVVQQEYSDSQTAFISLVRFKEALNPKPTIPMINITVGGRDSFLPIEIYPENGELFVQFEKSKQGDVLVQFIGFGGVLKVFYSVQDKQFTHALSPIERSYISKRDRDNSVMSLRLGLNITYGPYSEMKALNDALKDDELFNQTINQFIDEQISRLPEKELIEEVKVFETDFEIEIADIDATEPLIEQRPSIQKLWQAILDTETEALPSVTANEALQKTENGEIYIPYDGEINPIDQFQRDEIVEAIGKSEDGEKTFKYGVVDIAKSQLNELHIKPKSLTNSANNIQADTPVYLQSVQNKASYKRRKNALQRILDGESAVKGLVHYFDESCTLPSEKYDVQVSDKEFARYDQPEKGVSLNDAQRIAFQKLIANGPLSLLQGPPGTGKTEFISAFVHYLFDVQKVRNILLVSQSHEAVNTAAERIRKHCRRLGTDLQLVRFSNREVADSEILEDVFSPNLVSQKRAQLNVNKIGNICQLGRSMGLPESYLRERAELAFEMGTQIRRYQKIVKSSKDEIIDEDEKRLRKKLEKSIKEQAQTKGLRELVEIDEILPKLIGELNQKHNIQPSEDVQAGKLIDLTQDMLEALSNERTNYDEFLARSRQLVIGTCVGIGQKHIGIADNLYDWVIVDEAARSISSELAIAMQSGTRILLVGDHKQLPPLYSEEHKNALARRLGISKRGEELDQALGSDFERVFQSEYGKQTCATLKIQYRMAPAIGSLVSSCFYGNVLENGKQDSDVPNSYDKLPEKLKACVTWLDTASLPKAYHEQGKKGSLSNRAEADVIIGVLQDLAEDETFMNSKTVHKCLEKNEQAIGVICMYGDQKQLIRKKFNERSWSDDFRRLVKIDSVDSYQGKENRVIILSLTRYDKSYSTGFLHLPNRINVALSRAMDKLVIVGAKTVWEQPKNSKAPLAMVLRFMQEQTNKQYYAIKTLKNGAKK